In a genomic window of Zingiber officinale cultivar Zhangliang chromosome 9B, Zo_v1.1, whole genome shotgun sequence:
- the LOC122023968 gene encoding alpha-1,3-arabinosyltransferase XAT3-like: MKSHRSAQKAAVHRKTGNALFFLAMLMALCVLSLLKARCFSAPLGRSLPAADAQEHAEMERSKGSATAAAESEAEAAGNRAICFETSKRSDVCEAQGDIRIHGSGHTIFLDPSITDREWKTRPYCRKHDPPAMENVKEWAMRPFPGGDVPPLCTANYSVPALVFSIGGFTGNLFHDFTDVIVPLFVSSYRFNGEVRFVIADAKPWWVSKFALILRRLSKYDVIDARSEEAEAVRCFPRVVVGLSFHKELGVDSSRTPTGYSAADFKAMLREAYGLERKTAAPAGDEWDIRRKPPRLLIISRRKTRAFLNERGMADMAASLGFDVRTAEPESVTDLAKLARLVNSADVMLGVHGAGLTNLVFLPAGAVLIQVVPMGGLEWLARDAFGRPAPEMEIEYMQYVIQEDESTLREQFPKEHPVLKDPSAIQRQGWSAMSKIYLDNQNVRPHLGRLRNTLIEAIQHLPHARHQS; the protein is encoded by the coding sequence atgaagagccATAGGAGTGCTCAGAAGGCTGCTGTGCACAGGAAGACAGGGAATGCTCTCTTCTTCCTCGCCATGCTCATGGCCCTCTGCGTCCTCTCCCTCCTCAAGGCTCGCTGCTTCTCTGCTCCTCTTGGCCGGTCTCTGCCTGCAGCAGATGCACAGGAACATGCCGAAATGGAAAGGTCGAAGGGCTCCGCGACGGCGGCGGCGGAGAGCGAAGCAGAGGCTGCGGGGAACAGGGCGATATGCTTCGAAACGAGCAAGAGATCCGACGTctgcgaagcccaaggagacatcAGAATCCATGGAAGCGGCCACACAATCTTCCTAGACCCTTCCATTACAGATCGAGAATGGAAGACGAGGCCGTACTGCAGGAAGCACGATCCGCCGGCGATGGAGAACGTAAAGGAGTGGGCGATGAGGCCTTTCCCCGGCGGCGACGTCCCGCCGCTTTGCACCGCGAATTACTCTGTTCCTGCGCTTGTCTTTTCGATCGGAGGGTTCACCGGAAACCTTTTTCATGACTTCACCGACGTCATCGTCCCCCTCTTCGTCTCCTCCTACCGATTCAACGGCGAGGTCCGGTTCGTGATCGCCGACGCGAAGCCCTGGTGGGTGAGCAAGTTCGCGTTGATCCTCAGGCGGCTCTCCAAGTACGACGTGATCGACGCGAGGAGCGAGGAGGCGGAGGCGGTGCGGTGCTTCCCCCGCGTGGTGGTCGGGCTGAGCTTCCACAAGGAGCTCGGCGTGGACTCGTCGAGGACGCCGACGGGGTACTCTGCGGCGGACTTCAAGGCGATGCTGCGGGAGGCGTACGGGCTGGAGAGGAAGACTGCGGCGCCGGCGGGGGACGAGTGGGACATCCGGCGGAAGCCGCCGCGGCTGCTGATCATCTCGCGGAGGAAGACGCGCGCGTTCCTGAACGAGCGGGGGATGGCGGACATGGCGGCGAGCCTGGGGTTCGACGTGCGGACGGCGGAGCCGGAGAGCGTCACCGACCTGGCCAAGCTCGCGCGGCTGGTGAACTCCGCCGACGTGATGCTGGGCGTGCACGGCGCGGGGCTGACCAACCTGGTGTTCCTCCCGGCCGGCGCCGTGCTGATACAGGTGGTGCCGATGGGCGGCCTCGAGTGGCTGGCGAGGGACGCGTTCGGGCGGCCGGCGCCGGAGATGGAGATCGAGTACATGCAGTACGTGATCCAGGAAGACGAGAGCACGCTGAGGGAGCAGTTCCCGAAGGAGCATCCGGTGCTGAAGGATCCATCGGCGATCCAACGACAAGGATGGAGTGCGATGAGCAAGATCTACCTGGACAACCAGAACGTGAGGCCGCACCTGGGAAGGCTCAGGAACACGCTCATAGAGGCGATCCAGCACCTGCCTCACGCCCGCCATCAATCCTGA
- the LOC122024698 gene encoding beta-1,2-xylosyltransferase XYXT1-like, whose amino-acid sequence MKKRMETSKLALRLLLGVSLAALTCFLAVSVFSVDQQLSLFYGAWTDPPISSGGDDREDTAGGSTQGVATAAQSGESPPSSIDLIMERRKGEDGGGGDREVVNPGAVSVFQSNQKSTSAKSNATNQQLEQTRRERKGIGEKSICDFSDWRSDVCEMAGDVRIHGNSSAVVVVGSEAEEEAWRIKPYARKFDKSAMQHIKEVTVRSAGAGAVVQACTVNQTSVPALVFAIGGYAGNYYHAYTDVLIPLFITARQFDGDVQFVVSTSMFWWVDKYKPILKQLSRHEIVYLDGDGEVRCHRRVIVGLHSHKPMSIDPARTPGGYSMLDFTKLMRVAYGLERDRPARRAAEPPRLLLIPRKGSRRFTNLEEVVSAAEAAGFEVVLAEAATTTRLAEFVRVVNSCDAMVGVHGAGLTNFVYLPTGAAVVQIIPFGNLEKISRSCFMNSSEDAGLRYLDYSIGPAESSLSAQYPRDDPVFTDPKSIHRLGWKKMGEVYLDHQDVKIDVGRFRPLLLQAREHLRRYTIEV is encoded by the exons ATGAAGAAGCGGATGGAGACCAGCAAGCTCGCCTTGCGCTTGCTCCTGGGGGTCTCCCTCGCCGCCTTGACCTGCTTCCTCGCCGTCTCTGTCTTTTCAG TCGACCAACAACTGTCTCTATTCTACGGAGCTTGGACCGATCCACCGATATCAA GCGGAGGAGATGACCGGGAGGACACCGCCGGCGGATCCACGCAAGGCGTTGCTACTGCTGCGCAGTCAGGCGAGTCTCCGCCCAGCTCGATCGACCTGATCATGGAAAGAAGGAAGGGAGAAGACGGTGGAGGGGGAGACCGGGAGGTGGTCAATCCAGGCGCTGTCTCTGTTTTCCAGTCGAATCAGAAGTCAACGTCGGCGAAGAGCAACGCTACGAATCAGCAGTTAG AGCAAACGAGAAGAGAGAGGAAAGGGATCGGAGAGAAGAGTATTTGTGATTTTTCCGATTGGCGGTCGGACGTGTGCGAGATGGCCGGCGACGTTCGGATTCACGGAAATTCCTCTGCCGTCGTCGTCGTGGGTTCGGAAGCAGAGGAGGAGGCGTGGCGGATCAAGCCTTACGCCCGTAAGTTCGACAAGTCTGCGATGCAGCATATCAAGGAGGTCACCGTGCGTTCGGCCGGAGCCGGCGCCGTCGTGCAGGCTTGCACCGTTAATCAGACGTCCGTCCCTGCTTTGGTGTTTGCGATCGGAGGATACGCCGGAAACTACTACCATGCTTACACGGACGTCCTGATTCCTCTGTTCATAACGGCAAGGCAGTTCGACGGCGACGTGCAATTCGTCGTCTCGACGAGCATGTTCTGGTGGGTGGACAAGTACAAGCCGATCCTGAAGCAGCTGTCGCGGCACGAGATCGTGTACTTGGACGGCGACGGGGAGGTGCGGTGCCACCGGCGCGTCATCGTCGGCCTGCACAGCCACAAGCCGATGTCCATCGACCCGGCGAGGACGCCCGGCGGTTACTCCATGCTCGACTTCACCAAGCTGATGCGCGTCGCCTACGGGCTCGAGAGGGACCGGCCGGCCCGGCGCGCGGCGGAGCCGCCGCGCCTGCTGCTGATCCCGCGGAAGGGCTCGCGGCGGTTCACCAACTTGGAGGAGGTGGTGAGCGCGGCGGAGGCGGCGGGGTTCGAGGTGGTGCTGGCGGAGGCGGCGACGACGACCAGGCTGGCGGAGTTCGTCCGGGTGGTGAACTCCTGCGACGCCATGGTGGGCGTGCACGGCGCCGGGCTCACCAACTTCGTGTACCTGCCCACCGGCGCGGCGGTGGTGCAAATAATCCCGTTCGGGAACCTGGAGAAAATATCGCGGTCGTGCTTCATGAACTCGTCGGAGGACGCAGGGCTGCGTTACCTCGACTACTCCATCGGCCCGGCGGAGAGCAGCTTGTCGGCGCAGTACCCGAGGGACGACCCGGTGTTTACCGACCCCAAATCCATCCACAGGCTCGGATGGAAGAAGATGGGCGAAGTTTACTTGGACCACCAGGACGTGAAGATCGACGTCGGAAGGTTCCGGCCACTCCTACTCCAAGCTCGGGAGCATCTCCGGCGATACACAATTGAAGTGTGA
- the LOC122023334 gene encoding uncharacterized protein LOC122023334, which produces MTSFFFMLDAGAVNGDLLADSKSRRRRRCCLLCCVAMLLVVAILMTVLALIVLKVKDPNPEPLHPGSVSLSLTLGVAASLENPNYASAKFNAATIGLRYCGREVGVAYGPPGSVGTRSTLDFNLTLDVMFDRMPGSEADLLADVIAGSIVLTTVTVVGVRVKVGFINQHVDAMVSCNVTLSFAVTTLSVAGQTYDSRIW; this is translated from the exons ATGACATCTTTTTTCTTTATGCTCGACGCCGGAGCAGTCAATGGGGACCTGCTCGCAGACTCTAAATCCCGCCGCCGTCGTAGATGCTGCTTACTCTGCTGCGTCGCCATGCTCCTCGTCGTCGCTATCCTCATGACCGTACTGGCCCTCATTGTCTTAAAGGTCAAGGACCCTAATCCTGAACCGCTTCACCCTGGA TCGGTGTCGCTCAGCTTGACGCTGGGGGTAGCCGCCTCCCTCGAGAACCCCAACTACGCTAGCGCCAAATTCAACGCTGCCACCATCGGGCTCCGCTACTGCGGCCGGGAGGTGGGCGTCGCATACGGGCCGCCGGGCTCGGTCGGCACCCGCAGCACCCTGGACTTCAACTTGACGCTGGATGTGATGTTCGACCGCATGCCCGGATCAGAGGCAGATCTGCTCGCCGACGTGATAGCGGGAAGCATTGTGCTGACGACGGTGACGGTCGTAGGGGTGAGGGTGAAGGTGGGATTCATCAACCAACATGTGGACGCCATGGTGAGCTGCAACGTCACCCTTTCCTTCGCCGTGACCACCCTTTCCGTCGCTGGCCAAACCTATGACAGTAGGATTTGGTAG